The Amphiura filiformis chromosome 6, Afil_fr2py, whole genome shotgun sequence genome segment TCCTCTCCCTGGCGACCTGCTCTCCCAGTTTCTTGCAAGTAGTCGTTGGTGCCTTCTGGCGAGCCAAAGTGTACAACTGTGTGTAGGCCTTTTACATCGACCCCCATTCCAAAAGCTACCGTTGAAAATAGCACTCGGACGGTTCCGTCCTCTTGACTAAAGGAGTTGTGGATATGTTCCATTATGCTGTCATCCGTTGAGCTATGGTACATAGCATTAAGTCTTTTTTCCGTTCTGTGCCATTGTCCCTATCTTCCATACCCTCTTCAAAAACACCATAAAGGTCTGAGCAGTCAGCAAGCCTCTGGCAGTAAACAATGAAGCCAACTGTAGTTTATCGCACACATCACAACAAGTGTAGGTATGAGATGGTTCACTGCTACCAGTACCTGCAAAATCCTGCTTCTTTTTACAGCATATACTTTCTTTACCTACATATTCTTTCATGGCTTTGCTTGGCTTCCTGATCACAAATTGTTTGGAGTGATTCATGAGCACAGCA includes the following:
- the LOC140154606 gene encoding putative ATP-dependent DNA helicase Q1, whose translation is MEHIHNSFSQEDGTVRVLFSTVAFGMGVDVKGLHTVVHFGSPEGTNDYLQETGRAGRQGEESVAVLMHHSKAFVIRKPSKVMKEYVANETLCRRKKQLQDFGGTGSNKPSHTYTCCDVCD